In Cryptomeria japonica chromosome 10, Sugi_1.0, whole genome shotgun sequence, a genomic segment contains:
- the LOC131027732 gene encoding pathogenesis-related thaumatin-like protein 3.5 yields the protein MASLRLATLGMMVLFGSCRAGATVFTLVNKCSYTVWPGTLSGSGSSVLGEGGFTLAPGQSVPLTASSGWSGRFWGRTDCSFDASGKGSCITGDCGNVLNCAQAGGAPPVSLAEFTLGDKDFYDVSLVDGYNVPLSIAAVGGTGDCRTAGCVSDLRTSCPAELSVTSNGQVIACKSACAAFSTPEYCCTGDHGSPQTCSPSKYSQVFKSACPTAYSYAYDDATSTFTCSNADYTITFCPSS from the exons ATGGCTTCACTCCGCCTAGCAACATTgggaatgatggttttatttg GATCATGCCGCGCAGGCGCAACGGTTTTCACACTGGTTAACAAATGCTCTTACACGGTTTGGCCCGGGACATTGTCCGGCAGCGGGAGCTCCGTTCTGGGAGAGGGCGGGTTCACCCTGGCACCGGGTCAGTCCGTTCCGCTCACTGCTTCGTCTGGTTGGTCTGGTCGTTTCTGGGGCCGAACGGACTGTAGTTTCGACGCCTCGGGTAAAGGCTCCTGCATAACGGGTGACTGTGGAAACGTCCTGAACTGCGCTCAGGCCGGCGGCGCACCGCCGGTTTCTCTGGCGGAGTTCACATTGGGCGATAAGGATTTCTATGACGTTAGTCTTGTGGACGGTTATAATGTTCCGCTCTCCATCGCCGCCGTCGGAGGGACCGGTGACTGCCGAACGGCCGGGTGTGTTAGCGATCTGAGGACCAGCTGCCCGGCCGAGCTTAGTGTTACCAGTAATGGACAGGTTATTGCCTGTAAGAGCGCCTGTGCTGCTTTCAGTACCCCTGAGTATTGTTGTACTGGTGATCATGGGAGCCCCCAAACTTGTTCGCCCAGTAAGTACTCGCAGGTGTTTAAGAGTGCTTGCCCTACAGCTTATAGCTATGCTTATGATGATGCTACCAGTACTTTCACTTGTAGTAATGCCGATTACACCATCACTTTCTGCCCCTCCAGTTGA